CGCAGGAGGTCCTGGCCTGCCGGGTCTTTACCGAGTATCCCCGTGCAGAAGACTTTTGCGCCGAGGTGGGTGAGATTGGTTATGACGGCACCCGCACCGCCGGGGCGTAGTTCTTCTTGAGTCACGTTTATCACGGGTATAGGGGCTTCCGGCGAGATACGGTTTACCTCTCCCCAGACGTACCTGTCAAGCATGAGATCGCCTACCACCATTACGGTAGGACTCTTAATGTCTGACAGTATTTGTATCAGTTTGCTATGCAACGCATGAACTCCCGCACGCGGCGTTGTCTAATAGAACAAGCATCTCCGCGTAGTTCCACTCCATACCGTTTGCCTCGTACAGGCCCTTAATCCTTCGGAGATACTTTTCGTAGATGTCAGATGACGTGTCCTTCCACCCCTCCTCGCAGTAGAACGTCCTGCACCCCAGGGGCCTGTATTTTCTTACCGTGCACCTGTTGTCAACGAGGTACGGGCAGACCCCCTTTTCGGCAGCTATCTCCGGCCGTCCGGCGTTGTGGAGTATGTAGTCCACCTCTAAGCCGCTCGTGTACGGCGTGTGGCCGTATTTGTCAAAATGACAGCATTCGCCGCATGCCCCGCACGAGGGGGCCACTGCGGAGAGCTCCTTATCCAGGTCATTGTAGATTCTACGAAGTTGTTTGCCCAATACTGTCACGGCATACCCTTTCATATCCATGGTTACAGGTTACGAAACTTCCTCCTGGTCGAGAAGAGAGAGTATCCCCATCCTCAACAGGGGCAGCATTATCTCATGATGTCCCGTCAGTGAGTAGCCCTGCTGTGTTGGACGCTGGACGACGTTTACAGTGGGCCGGTAGTGTCTCAACATGTCCATGTCCACGGTCACGAAATTCTGCACCTCATTGCCCAGGTTTCTTGCTGCGGACAGGCACTTGAGAAATACCTCCGGCATCACCACTGCGGAGCCGACGTTCAGCCATACCCCGCCTTCAAGGTTTGCAACCACCCCTGCCAGAATGCGAAAGTCTATGTGGCTCGATCCACCCAGGTCGCTTCCCGAGACGTTCGGGTGCATGTGGATGGTGTCTGCGCCTATGGTAACGTGAACCGTTGCCGGTACGTCAAGCCTGGCTGCCGCGGCCAGGATGCTGTAACCGGCGAACTCGCAGCCGTCCTCGTTAATCTTCCTGCCCAGAGCGGCGCCAAGACCGACGTCTTCCTTTATTCCCCGCGAAGCGGCCTCCTGGATGGCCTCGGCGGTCTCCCGTGCCATGCCGAAACTTCCGTCCTTGAGGGATTTTTGCACGTCTTCAGAGGTGCTGCCCACCAGAGACAACTCATAATCATGGATGGCCACGGCACTGTTCATGGCGACGGCGTTTATGACCCCCCGTTCCATCAGGTCTATTACCAGGGGAGACAGGCCGCACTTTATCACGTGCGCTCCCATGGCCATTACCACGGGGCGTTCGTTGTTGTGGGCCTCTACGATGGCCCTGACAACCTCCAGTAGAGACCTTGCCGCCAGGATCTTTGGCAGGGAGTCCAGGAATTCCCCAAAACCCCCGGGAGGAATATTTTTTAAGGGTTTTGCAAACTGCTCTATGTTCGCAAGACCTTTTCTGTCTTTTATCGAGTAGGTTTTCAAACCGCTGAGGCTCAGGGGCCGGCCCAGCTTCTTTTCCGCCGCCTTGCCAGTTCCTTTTGTGCTCATGCGATTACCTTTTCAAGTTTCTCTGATAATACGTCAAGCCCGTTTGTAATCCTCAACTCCACCCTCAGGGAGAGTATGCGCGTTTGCCATGAGTGATCCCCCACATTCTTTATTTTTACAAGGTCCTTCTGGGTTGTGACCACGGCGTCAACCCCGAGTTTCACGGCCCCGGCGTCTATTTCCGCCAGCTCGCCCGCACTGTAGTAGTGATGGTCCGGAAAGTCATTAAATGTCACAACGTCCGCGCCTGTTAGTTGCAGTGTCTTCTCGAAGGATTTAGGGTTTCCGAGGCCGCAGAAGGCGTATATCTTTTTGCCTTTCAGCCAGGGGAGGTCAATACGCCGGCCGGTCATGTCTTCAAGGTGTAAGGGGTGATGGACGGCTTCCAGGGTGGGTATGTGGCAGTCTATCTCGCCAAGGCGTTTTTTAATGGCCTGTATTTCTACCGGCTCGCACAGGTCTGTATGGGACAGTATCAGCAGGTTTGCCCTGTTCAGGCCGTTTACAGGCTCTCTTAGTATTCCAGCCGGTATCAAGTCACCGTTCCCAAAGGGCTGAAGGGCGTCTATCACGACTATGTCCAGGTCCCTGGCAAGCCTCTGGTGCTGGAAACCGTCGTCCAGGAGCAGGCAGTCCGGGCCGTCATCCTTCAGGGCCTTCCTGGCGCTTGAAAGCCTGTTTTTTCCAAGTAAGACACGCACGCCGGGGAGCCTTTCCGCAAGCTCCAGAGACTCGTCGTTTACCTGATTCCCCTGTATCTCCATTCCAGCATAGCCCCTGCTCAGTATAGCCACTTTTTTACCCCTGTCCAAAAGGAATCTTGTTATAAACTCCAGACACGGCGTCTTTCCGGTGCCGCCCGTGGTGATGTTTCCTACGCTTATTACCGGTACCGGAAGCGGGACGCTCTCAAGTATGCCAT
The nucleotide sequence above comes from Candidatus Bathyanammoxibius amoris. Encoded proteins:
- a CDS encoding YkgJ family cysteine cluster protein, yielding MTVLGKQLRRIYNDLDKELSAVAPSCGACGECCHFDKYGHTPYTSGLEVDYILHNAGRPEIAAEKGVCPYLVDNRCTVRKYRPLGCRTFYCEEGWKDTSSDIYEKYLRRIKGLYEANGMEWNYAEMLVLLDNAACGSSCVA
- the lpxK gene encoding tetraacyldisaccharide 4'-kinase; amino-acid sequence: MVQNLRRLYLSIIRKEQKGLLPSLVLSILSLLSYFYYAALRIRGLLYRYGILESVPLPVPVISVGNITTGGTGKTPCLEFITRFLLDRGKKVAILSRGYAGMEIQGNQVNDESLELAERLPGVRVLLGKNRLSSARKALKDDGPDCLLLDDGFQHQRLARDLDIVVIDALQPFGNGDLIPAGILREPVNGLNRANLLILSHTDLCEPVEIQAIKKRLGEIDCHIPTLEAVHHPLHLEDMTGRRIDLPWLKGKKIYAFCGLGNPKSFEKTLQLTGADVVTFNDFPDHHYYSAGELAEIDAGAVKLGVDAVVTTQKDLVKIKNVGDHSWQTRILSLRVELRITNGLDVLSEKLEKVIA